From one Humulus lupulus chromosome 8, drHumLupu1.1, whole genome shotgun sequence genomic stretch:
- the LOC133797144 gene encoding nudix hydrolase 8-like, which produces MAIAMEISKWPLIGSTSRKNNYNSRDLFSRGFSFPQKNILLRNPSLYSYNPLLTFHEAGGGHMLKGTAVHVHTPNISSSPTTATELLDSWNDDYNGVVVNPESLPLSSNAFASALRASLCDWKKKGKKGVWLKILPEQAELVPIALQEGFSYHHAESRYVMLTHWISDEVCLLPSSPSHQIGVGGFVINHKREVLVVKEKCPCSCSGMWKLPTGYINKSEDLYSGAVREVKEETGIDTVFLEIVAFRHAHLMAFENSDLLFICMLKPLSFDIKIDEKEIQAAKWMPIDEFMGEDLYVEDPMSKNVVDICTAAHEDRYSGGYIGQQLPSKLDKKLSHLYHAGIFNFKS; this is translated from the exons ATGGCAATAGCAATGGAGATCTCAAAATGGCCACTGATCGGTTCTACTTCACGAAAAAATAACTATAACTCTCGTGACTTGTTTTCAAGGG GTTTTTCATTTCCACAGAAGAACATTTTATTGAGAAATCCGAGTTTGTACTCTTACAATCCATTATTGACTTTTCATGAGGCTGGTGGGGGCCATATGCTCAAGGGAACAGCTGTTCATGTACacactccaaatatatcatcttCACCAACGACAGCGACGGAGTTGCTTGATTCGTGGAACGACGACTATAATGGTGTCGTTGTTAATCCAGAGAGCTTGCCTTTAAGTTCAAATGCCTTTGCATCTGCTCTTCGAGCCTCTCTGTGCGATTGGAAGAAAAAG GGGAAGAAAGGAGTGTGGCTTAAAATACTGCCAGAGCAAGCTGAGTTAGTTCCAATAGCATTACAG GAAGGTTTTAGTTATCACCATGCTGAATCCAGATATGTTATGTTAACACATTGGATCTCAGACGAAGTTTGCTTGCTTCCTTCCAGCCCTTCTCACCAAATAGGTGTTGGTGGATTTGTGATCAATCACAAAAGAGAG GTTCTTGTAGTAAAAGAGAAGTGTCCTTGTAGTTGCTCTGGTATGTGGAAGTTACCTACTGGTTACATTAACAAG TCTGAAGACCTATATTCTGGAGCTGTTAGAGAAGTGAAAGAGGAAACTGGA ATTGACACTGTTTTCCTAGAAATAGTAGCTTTCAG ACACGCACACCTTATGGCATTTGAGAATTCGGACCTGCTCTTTATTTGCATGCTGAAACCATTGTCGTTTGATATTAAAATCGACGAAAAGGAAATCCAAGCTGCAAAG TGGATGCCCATTGATGAATTTATGGGAGAAGACCTTTATGTAGAAGATCCCATGTCCAAAAATGTCGTCGACATTTGCACTGCAGCTCATGAAGATCGGTATAGTGGTGGATATATTGGGCAGCAGCTGCCCTCTAAACTGGATAAGAAATTGTCCCATTTGTATCATGCTggaatatttaattttaaaagttaa